The genomic DNA GTTTTCTTTGACATCAGGATCGTTTCTCATCCGTTATATTACATGCCGTTTTACGTGTTTTTCCCCCTCGCCACCGCTTATGCCATCATCAAACACAACATCTTTGACGTGGATGTTTTCATAAGAAGAACCGTTGGATACAGCCTGATGACCCTGTTTGTGGGTTTGTTATTTGTAGCCATGGCGGTATCAGTGAGACCCATTACCCTGCTCTTCCCCGCGATGGACAAAATATCGGGGCTCTACCCTGTCCTCTTCGCTCTGTTTGTTGTTTTCTTTTTCCGTCCCATTCAAGGCAGGCTGCAGCGGGCTGTCAATAGGCTCTTTTACCGTGAAAAATACGATTACAAAGGTGCTGTGACCACCATCAGTAATGAACTGACCACGGTCCTCGATCTCAATAAAGTCATCATTATGATCATCCATGCAGCCCGTGACGTTATGTCCATAGATTCGGCAGGAGTGATCCTTCTCCAACCGAAAGTAGGTGAATGTCCTGCCCTGTTTGTCCACGACCCCCCGGCAGGCGATAAAGAAGAGAAGATCGAAGATATCTGCTTCGATCTGAACGATCCCGTAATATCCCTGTTGAAAGAGGAGAGGAAACTGGTCACCCGTGATGACCTCCTGGAGAATCCGAAATACAGTGAGGTCAAGGATGAATGTCTCCATCACCTGGATAAGATGAGGGGCTTTATGGCGTTGCCGTTGGTTTTCCAGGATCGCTTGATCGGTATTCTGATTCTGGGACTTAAGAAATCAGGACGGTTCTACAACTTGGAAGACATGGATCTTTTAATCACTCTGGCAGATCAGGGAGCCATCGCCATCGAAAACGCAAAGCGGGCCGAGAGTATGAAGAGCGAGGAAGTCGTGCGGGCTAACCTTGCCAGGTACCTGTCCCCACAGGTGGTGGATCAGGTTATCAGTAAGAACGTAAAAATGGACCTGGGTGGAGAAAAAAAGGTCGTGACTGTACTGATCTCGGACATTCGTGGTTTTACCAGGCTCACGGAAACTCAGCCTCCTGATCGTCTCGTAACTATTATCAATGGGTATTTTACCGAAATGGCGCAGGTTATCTTCGATAACCAGGGATCGTTGGACAAATATATCGGTGATGCCATCGTTGCGAGTTATGGAAGCCTCATAGAGGTCGACAACCCCACAGCCCAGGCAGTCAAAACAGCAATAGATATGATAGATCGAATGACCCGACTGAACAGGAAGTGGGCTGAGGAGTTCGACGG from bacterium includes the following:
- a CDS encoding adenylate/guanylate cyclase domain-containing protein produces the protein MTGFTGKGTIRREDAFTIIVQNSPMDIAKALLDFGLTWLLGLLFFLIGAIVFYMKPGTESSRAFLLAPFTVGIFLIFTYTSKLTPDWLNIMLIFSSTFIPATVFHLAAMFPAEQKWVKKRKWILVIPYSIAATLFIALVISTDIYTDAPNYLLDSTEIFRGIALLFFLGSILLAVIRTKEPLPRTRAIAVSFGLPALIVPTVQLFSGVFFDIRIVSHPLYYMPFYVFFPLATAYAIIKHNIFDVDVFIRRTVGYSLMTLFVGLLFVAMAVSVRPITLLFPAMDKISGLYPVLFALFVVFFFRPIQGRLQRAVNRLFYREKYDYKGAVTTISNELTTVLDLNKVIIMIIHAARDVMSIDSAGVILLQPKVGECPALFVHDPPAGDKEEKIEDICFDLNDPVISLLKEERKLVTRDDLLENPKYSEVKDECLHHLDKMRGFMALPLVFQDRLIGILILGLKKSGRFYNLEDMDLLITLADQGAIAIENAKRAESMKSEEVVRANLARYLSPQVVDQVISKNVKMDLGGEKKVVTVLISDIRGFTRLTETQPPDRLVTIINGYFTEMAQVIFDNQGSLDKYIGDAIVASYGSLIEVDNPTAQAVKTAIDMIDRMTRLNRKWAEEFDGLHMDIGIGVDTGEVFLGNVGSPDRMEFTVIGSAVNNAQFCSDTAGPNEILLSETAAAALGAKVGVRELDEFPGQPDALKILKVVR